The following is a genomic window from Spiribacter sp. 1M189.
TACCGCCTCTATGACCTGATCTGGAAGCGCACCGTGGCGTGCCAGATGATTCATGCCACCATCGACACCGTCTCGGTGGACCTGGCGGCCGGCAGCACGGCGAGCTTCCGAGCCACCGGCTCGACCATCCGGGATCCGGGCTTCATGGCCGTTTACAAGGAAGACGGCGATGACCGGGCGGCCGACGCCAGCGAGCGGATTCTCCCGCCGCTGGAGGAGGGGGATGAGATCCCACTGCTGGCGTTGCGACCGGAACAGCACTTCACCGAGCCTCCGCCAAGATACTCCGAAGCCAGCCTCGTGCGGGCACTGGAGGAGTACGGCATCGGCCGGCCATCCACCTATGCCTCGATCATCTCCACGCTGCAGGCGCGCAATTACGTCACGCTGGAGAACCGGCGGTTCAGGCCGACGGATACCGGCCGGGTGGTCACCAAGTTCCTCACCGAGCATTTCGACCGGTACGTCGACTACGAATTCACCGCCCGGCTGGAAGACCGGCTCGACGCGATCTCACGCGGCGAGAGCGAATGGGTGCCGGTGCTGCGGGAGTTCTGGGATCCGTTCCACGAGCGGGTCGAGGAAAAGCAGCAGGTATCGCGCGGCGAGGTCATGAAGGCCCGTGAGCTCGGTACCGACCCGAAGAGTGGCCGGCCGGTGACAGCAAGGCTCGGCCGCTATGGGCCATTCGTGCAGATCGGCACACGCGAAGACGAGGAAAAACCCCGTTTCGCCAGCCTCCGGCCTGGACAGAGCATCGATACCATTGCGCTCGACGAAGCCCTGGCATTGTTCACGCTGCCACGTGATCTGGGAACCACGCCGGATGGTCTTCCGCTGAGCGTGAACATCGGCCGCTTCGGCCCCTACGTCCGCTTCGGTGATCAGTTCGCTTCGCTGAAGAAAGACGACGATCCCTACACGATCGAGCGCGATCGCGCCCTCGAACTGGTCGAGGAGAAAAAGGAGAACATCGCCAGACGCACCATCCAAAGCTTTGATGACGGTGCGCTCACGGTGATGAAGGGTCGTTTCGGCCCCTACGTGACCGACGGTCGCAAACGGGCGAAGGTGCCGAAGGATCGCGAGGCCGAGAGCCTGACTCGCGACGAGTGCCAGGCACTGGTCGACGAAGCGCCTGAGCCGAAGGGCCGCGGTGGCAAGCGCAAGACCGCGACCAAGCGCAAGGGTGGTTCCAGCAGTCGGCGTCAGTCCGCGGGCAGCTGACATGACCTGCCCAACGCCTCGCCTGCGCCACATCCACGATGTCGTGCTGGCCGGCGGCGTGGGCGCCTATCCCACCGAGGGCGTCTGGGGGCTCGGTTGCGACCCGCTGAATACGGAGGCCCTGGCGCGCCTGATACGGCTTAAGGGCCGCGGCAGCGAAAAGGGCCTGATCGTGATCGCAGCGGACCTGGATCAGCTTGAAGATCTCGTGCAGTGGCCCGAGCGGGATGCAGTGCGCAATGCCATGCTGAGATCCTGGCCCGGGCCGGTGACCTGGGTCATGCAGGCCGCCCCCGAATTGCCGGCACTACTCACCGGCGGGCGAGCCACCATTGCCGTGCGTGTAAGCGCCCATCGTCCGGTCATCGAACTGTGCCGCGCCGTGGGCATGGCGCTTGTCTCCACCAGCGCCAACCGCAGCGGTCATCCCGCCTGTCGGCGCGGCTGGCGCGTTCGCCGGGTGTTCGGCAACAATCTCGACTGGTTTCTACCCGGACCACTGGGCGGACAGCGCGGCCCCTCGGAGATCCGCGAGGCTGGTACCGGGCGGATACTGCGTGCGGCAGCCGGCTAGCCGCGCTATCGATGCCAGGCTCACTGATCGACGCACTCGGCGCCCGCAGCGGGATCGTCTGCGCCGTCGGGGCAGGCGGCAAGAAAACCATCCTGCATCGCATCCTTGCCGACCACCCCGGTCGCGTCGGCCTCACGGCCACCGTGATGTCGACGTTTCCAGACCGTGGCATCGTGGACGCGCGACTGATCACAGAGCCATCCGAACTCCGGCAGCGTGTGCCGGGGTCCGCCAGGCATCACCGACGAGTGGCCTTCGCCCGCCCTGGGCATAAACCGGGCCGGGTTGCCGGCCTCGATCCCGATCTGGTCGCTGAACTGCATGCCCGAAGTCATTTTGATGTCAGCCTGGTCAAATCCGACGGTGCACGGATGCGGGGCATCAAAGCGCCTCGTGCCGATGAGCCCGTGGTGGTGCGGGGCTGCACGACACTGATCAGCGTGGTGTCCGCGGCGGTGATTGGCCAGGCGCTGGACGAGCGGATCGCCCACCGGGTCGAACGGCTCGGCGAGCTGCTCGGTACACCAACCGGCACCCTGATCACCGCAGTCCATATTGGAGGCCTCATCAGCGATGAGCATGGCGGCCGACAACGACTCGGCACCGCCCGCCATATCGCGGTAATCACTCACGTGGACGATGGCGGGCGCCTGGTGGAGGCCCGCCGCGCCGCCCGAATCGCGCTGGACTCGGCGACGCCGCCGGAGCGCGTCATACTGGCATCAATGACCGCCGCTGACCCGATCGCCGAGGTTATCGAGCCACCGCCCGCCGGGGAGACCGCATCCTGATGGCTGAACCCACAGTCAGTGCGGTGATACTCGCCGGGGGACGCGGGCGCCGCATGGGATACCAGGACAAAGGGCTGGTGGAATGCAATGGCCAACCGCTGGTGGCTCATGTGATGGCCGCCATCGCACCCTGCGTGGGCGACATCGCGATCAATGCCAACCGCAATCTCGACGAGTACGGCCGACTGAGCCGCCCGGTGATCAAGGATCGGCACCCCGACTATCCGGGGCCCCTCGCCGGAATCGCGGCCGGCCTTGACTGGTGCCCCACAGAGGCGTTGTTCGTCGTCCCCTGCGACACGCCGGGCATTCACGGCTGCTGCGTCGAGCGCCTCCGCGCGGCGCTGGACGGGGCGGAAATCGCCGTTGCCCACGATGGCCACCGGTTGCAGCCCCTTCATGCCCTGGTTCGGCGGCGCTGCCGCGACAGCCTGACCCGTTTCCTCGCGGCGGGCGGCCGACGGGTCGATCAGTGGATCGAGACACTGGACTGGCGGCAGGCGGATTGCTCCGACCGCCCCGAAATGTTTTTCAACATCAACTCGCCGGAAGCGCTCCATGACTGACCCTTGTGCAACCACTCCGCTCACCGTCGCTGAGGCGCTGGAACATCTGCGTACAGCACTCACGCCAATCACTGGCCATCGCCGTGTCGCCATCCGGGAGTCTCTGGGGCAGGTGCTGGCCGGGGAAATCATGGCCGACACGCCGGTTCCCGCGCATGACAACTCAGCCATGGACGGTTATGCGGTCCGCAATGACGACGCCGGCACTGACAGCCTGCGCTGCGTCGGTACGGCCTTTGCCGGCCAGCCTTTTACCGGTGGGGTCGCCCCCGGCGAATGCGTCCGCATCATGACCGGGGGTGTTATCCCGGCCGGTGCGACGGCGGTCGTCATGCAGGAGCGGACCGAGGCCCGGAGCGACAACATCACCCTACGGCAATGGCCCGAAGCGGGCGAGAACATCCGACGCGCCGGCGACGATCTGCAGGCCGGCGATATCATCCTGCCCACCGGTCGCCGGATCACACCGGCGGACCTCGGCGTGATGGCCTCCCTCGGTCGAGCGGAAGTCGATGTCATCCGGCCGTTACGCGTGGCTTTCTTCTCCACCGGTGACGAGCTTCGAGGGGTCGGCGAGGCGCTCGGGGCGGGCGATATCTACGACAGCAACCGCTACAGCCTCTATGGCATGCTCACGCGGCTGCAGGTCGAGCTGCTCGACCTGGGCGTCGTCCCCGACGACCGGATGGCCGTGCGCGACGCCCTGGCACACGCCGCCGCCCAGGCGGACGTGGTGGTCACCTCCGGCGGTGTCTCCGTGGGCGAAGCGGATTACGTGGGCCAGATCCTGCGGGAACAGGGCGAGGCGCATTTCTGGAGCCTTGCCATGAAACCCGGGCGCCCCCTCACTTTCGGTCGTTATGCCGGTGCCTGGTTCTTCGGCCTGCCCGGCAATCCGGTCTCGGTAATGGCGACGTTCACGCAGGTGGTCGCCCCGGCACTGCGTCAGCTCGCCGGCGAGACAGCGCGACCGCGGCCGCGTTTCCGGCTCCCCTGCCGTAGCAACCTGAGCAAGAAACCCGGACGGCAGGACTTCCAGCGGGGAAGACTGGTGGTTGGGGAAGACGGCTCACTGGAGGTGGAGAGCGTGGGCCGACAGGGATCCGGCATGCTGCGGTCGATGAGCATGGCGGACTGCTTCATCGTGCTACCGGCAGACAGCGGAGACGTAACCGCCGGCGAATGGGTCACCGTCGAGCCATTCGCCGGCCCACTGATCTGAGCCCGATGGGCCTGGAGTGGCTCAGCCCCCGATGTAGGACATCTCGATCCGGCGGGTATCCACGGGTCGCGTCTCGTGGGTCCGCAGCTCGGAGTAGCGGTCGCCGCGCCGCGACCAGATATTGATCAGTGCCTCGCGAATGGCCTCGTCGCTCTCACCGGCCCGCAGACGGTCGCGAAGGTCATGGCCCGCTCCGGCAAAGAGACAGGTGAAGAGCTTGCCCTCGGCGGACAGTCTGGCCCGGCTGCAGGTGCCACAGAAGGGCTGACTCACAGAGCTGATCAGGCCCACCTCACCGGCGCCATCGCGGTAGCGGTAACGGGCCACGACCTCACCGCGGTAATTCGGCGAGACCGGCTCGAGAGGCCAGTGGGCGTCGATACGCGCCATCACCTCCCGCGAAGGCAGCACCTGATCCAGTTGCCAGCCATTGCTGTTGCCCACATCCATGAACTCGATGAACCGCACGATATGCGGGGTGCCGCGAAAGTGTGCGGCCATGGGGACGATGTCGTGATCATTGACCCCCCGCTGCACCACCATATTGACCTTGATGGGTGACAGCCCGGCACGCTCGGCGTTCTCGATACCTTCGAGCACACGGGCCACCGGAAAGCCGACATCATTCATGGCGCGGAAGGTGGCGTCGTCTATGCCGTCCAGGCTGATCGTCACCCGCTTCAACCCCGCCGCCCTGAGCGCCCTCGCCTTATCGATCGTCAGCAGTGAGGCGTTGGTGGTGAGGCTGATGTCCTCAATCCCCTCCACTTCAGCCAGCATGCCGATCAGCCTGTCGAGATCGCGTCGGATCAGCGGTTCGCCCCCGGTCAGCCGGAGTTTGCGAACCCCCAGGGGGGTAAAGAGTCGGGCCAGCCGCTGGATTTCCTCGAAGGTCAGCAATTCGCGACGTGGCATAAACGCATGATTGGCGCCGAACAACGCCTTGGGCATGCAGTAGCCACAGCGGAAATTACAGCGATCGGTCAGCGAGACACGCAGATCGCGCAACGGCCGCTGAAGCTGGTCCGTCACCGTCGCGTCCGTCGTGGTCATTCCCCGGCTCCGGGCAGCGTCTCGCCCTGCAGGTACACCTCCGTGCCATCGGCATAGGCCTCCCGCTTCCAGACCGGGGCGGTTTTTTTCAGGGTGTCGATAGCGAAGCGACCGGCCTCAAAGGCTTCGGCACGATGCGCTGCGCGGACCACCACCACCACACTCAGATCACCCACCTCGAGCTTGCCGGTACGATGCCGAATCGCGCAGGAGAGAATGTCGAAACGCGCCATGGCCTGCGCTTCGACCTCGGCCAGCGAGCGCTCCGCGAGCGGTTCGTAGGCCGAATAATCGATGGCCGTGACCGCCTTGCCATCATGGTGACGCCGAACCGTACCACCGAAGACCACCAGTGCGCCGGCGTCCGGTGAGTCGCTTTGGGCAAGCAGCTCATCCAGATCGATCGCGGCACTGTCCACACGCTCGGTCATCGCCATTCATCTCCGGGGTAGCCTTGGCCATCCAGGGCAACAGGGCCCAGACTATCGGCAGCCTTCTCCGATTCAACCCACAACATGCCGGGGTGCTCCCTGCCTGTCCAGACACCGGTCGGGGTAGCATTGTTCTACGCCGGAAGAGAGATAAAACGACCCATGCCCGATATTGATCCCACTGCCGTAAGAGCCTATCTGCTGGATCTGCAGGACCGTATCTGTGATTCCCTGGCCGGACTGGACGGCGCGGGCTTCTCCGAGGACGCCTGGGATCGCGCCGCCGGCGGTGGCGGCCGGAGCCGGGTCCTCGCGAATGGCAACGTCTTCGAGCAGGCCGGGGTCAACTTCTCCCATGTCTTCGGCGATGGCCTGCCGGCCGCCGCCAGCGAGCGCCGTCCCGAGCTGGCCGGACGCGGTTTTCAGGCCATGGGCGTGTCACTGGTCGTTCATCCTCACAACCCCTGTGTCCCGACCTCCCACGCCAATGTGCGCTTCTTCCTCGCCGAGGCGGAAGGCAAGCCACCGGTCTGGTGGTTTGGCGGCGGCTTCGATCTCACGCCCTTCTATCCGTTCGATGAAGACTGCCGGCACTGGCACGAAGTGGCGCGGGACGCAGTCTCTCCCTGGGGCGAGGATCTCTACCCCCGCTTCAAGCGCTGGTGTGACGAGTATTTCCACCTGCCCCACCGCAACGAGGCCCGTGGCATCGGAGGCCTGTTCTTCGATGACTACGATCGAGGCGGTTTTGAATCGGCCTTCGCCCTCATGCGCTCGGTAGGGGATGGATATCTCGATGCGTACATGCCCATCGTCAAGCGTCGCAAGGACACCCCTTATACTGATCGCGAACGGCAATTCCAGCTCTACCGGCGTGGCCGCTATGTGGAGTTCAACCTGCTCTATGACCGCGGTACCAAGTTCGGTATCCAGTCCGGTGGCCGGACGGAGTCCATCCTCATGTCCATGCCGCCCCTGGCACGGTGGGAGTACGACTACCAGCCGGCCGAGGGCACGCCGGAGGCCGCCCTGACGCGGGATTATCTCCGACCCCGGGAGTGGATCTGATCCCGCTCCCGGCCCGACATCCCGCCATCGCCGAACCCAAAGCGGTCATATCGCTGTGACTGAGATTCTTAAATCATGGGGCGACATCGCCGCCGGGGTCGGGTAGCGTGGCGGACCGCAATGGAAAGGATTTTCCGCAGCGCAACAATAACCTACGCTGCACCAGGGTCTGGTCACGGAGGAATCTCCCCGCTAGGCTGACGGACAGCGATGAATGGAGAGGTGAGCGATGGCAGCAAGAATGAAGCCCATGCCGAGCCCCGGCGACCCGGATCCGCAGGAGACCCAGGAATGGCTTGAGGCCATCGAATCGGTCCTCGAATACGAGGGGCCGGAACGCGCACAGTTCCTGCTGGAACGCCTGGTGGACGCGACCCGCCGCAGCGGCGGCCAGCTCCCCTTCAAGGCCACGACGGCCTACCAGAATACGATCCCGGCGCATCATGAGCAGCCCTTCCCGGGCGACCGCGCCCTGGAGTCTCGGATCCGATCGATCATCCGCTGGAATGCCATGGCCATGGTGGTTCAGGCCAATCGGGACCGGGACGGCATCGGCGGTCACATCGCCTCGTTCGCCTCATCAGCGACGCTCTATGAGGTCGGCTTCAACCACTTCTGGCGGGCGCCCGGCGAGGATCACGGCGGCGACCTGGTCTTCATGCAGGGGCACTCGGCACCCGGCATTTACGCACGCGCCTTCCTCGAGGGCCGTCTCAATGAGCAGGACCTGAACAATTTCCGCGCGGATCTCGCCAAGGAGGGCAAGCCGCTCTCCTCCTATCCGCATCCCTGGCTGATGCCGGATTTCTGGCAACTGCCCACGGTCTCCATGGGGCTTGGCCCGATCATGGGCGTCTATCAGGCGCGATTCCTCAAGTACCTGCATAACCGCGGCATCGCCGATACCTCCAACCGCAAGGTGTGGGTGTTCTGCGGCGACGGCGAAATGGACGAGCCGGAGAGCCTGGGTGCCATCGGTGTGGCGGCCCGGGAAGGGCTCGACAACCTCATCTTTGTCGTCAATTGCAACCTGCAGCGCCTCGATGGGCCGGTGCGCGGCAACGGCAAGATCATCCAGGAGCTGGAGGGCGAATTCCGTGGCGCCGGCTGGAACGTCCTCAAGGTGATCTGGGGCGCCGCCTGGGACAATCTGCTCGCCAAGGACCACCATGGCCTGCTCCGGCAGCGGATGGAAGAGGCCGTCGACGGCGAATATCAGAATTTCAAGGCCAAGGGCGGTGCATACACCCGGGAGCATTTCTTCGGCAAATACCCGGAGCTCAAGGCGATGGTCGCGAACATGTCCGACGAGGACATCTGGGGCCTCAAGCGGGGCGGGCATGACGCCGCCAAGGTATTCAACGCCTATCGCGCTGCCACCGAGCACGAAGGCCAGCCCACCGTCATCCTTGCCAAGACGGTCAAGGGCTATGGCATGGGCGAGGCCGGCGAGGGCCAGAACATCACCCATCAGCAGAAGAAGATGGCGGAGAACGCCCTCAAGGACTTCCGCGACCGCTTCCATATCCCCGTACCGGACGAGCAGGTGGCGGATGCGCCGTTCTACAAGCCGGCCGATGACTCGCCGGAGATCAAATACCTGCGCGAGCGCCGCGAGGCGCTCGGCGGCTATCTACCCGAGCGCAGGATTACCGCCGAGCCGCTGAAAATTCCGGCGCTCTCGGCCTTCGATGTCCTGCTCAAGGACAGCGGCGATCGCGAAATGTCCACCACGATGGCCTTTGTCCGGGCGCTGTCCATCATTGCCCGCGACAAGGGGCTGGCATCCCGCCTTGTGCCCATCGTCCCCGACGAGGCCCGGACCTTTGGCATGGAGGGGCTGTTCCGCCAGGTGGGGATCTACTCCCCGAAGGGTCAGCTCTATGAGCCGCAGGACGCCGATCAGCTGATGTACTACCGGGAGGACAAGAAAGGCCAGATCCTCCAGGAGGGCATCAACGAGGCCGGCGCGATGTCGAGCTGGATCGCCGCCGCCACGGCCTATGCCAATCACGGCGTCGAGATGATCCCGTTCTATGCCTACTACTCGATGTTCGGCTATCAGCGCGTCGGCGATCTGTGGTGGGCCGCCGGCGACATGCAGGCCAAGGGCTTTCTGATGGGCGGCACCGCCGGGCGGACCACGCTGAACGGCGAAGGCCTTCAGCACGAGGATGGCCATAGCCATCTGATGACGGCCGCCGTGCCCAATTGCCGGTCCTACGACCCGACTTTCGCCTACGAAATGGCGGTGATCATCCAGGACGGCATGAAGCGGATGTACGAAGACCAGGAATCGGTCTTCTATTACATCACCATGATGAACGAGAATTACCATCAGCCCGCCATGCCGGAGGGCGCCGAGGAAGGCATCCGCCGGGGCATGTACCTGTTCCGCAAGGGTGGCCGCGGCAAGAAGCGCGTCCAGCTCATGGGCTCGGGCACCATCCTCATGGAGGTCATTGCCGCCGCCGATCTGCTCAAGGAAGACTGGGGGATCGACAGCGACATCTGGAGTTGCCCGTCATTCACCGAGTTGCGCCGTGACGGTATCGACTGCGAGCGATGGAATCTCCTGCACCCCGAGCAAGAACCGCGGGCACCGTATGTCCGGCAATGCCTTGCCGACTATCAAGGACCGGCCATTGCCTCGACGGACTACATGCGCTCCTACGCCGACCAGATCCGTCCCTACCTCGACCGGGACTATGTGGTGCTCGGTACTGATGGCTACGGCCGCTCCGACACCCGAGAGAACCTGCGTCGCTTCTTCGAGGTGGATCGCTACTACGTGACCGTGGCAGCGCTGAAGGCGCTGGCCGACGAAGGCACGATCAAGCCCGAGCAGGTGGGCAAGGCGATCGCCAAGTACAACATCGACACGGAAGCCCCTAACCCGACCACGGTTTAGGGACCGCTCAGGGCGCAGGAGGAAATTGCGTGGCAGAGGTCAAGGAAATCACGGTTCCCGACATCGGCGATTTCGATGCCGTGGACGTCATCGAGGTACTGGTCGGACCGGGCGACAGCGTGTCGGCTGAGGACTCGCTCATCACGCTGGAGAGCGACAAGGCCACCATGGAGGTCCCCTCACCCGTCGACGGGACGGTGAAGGAGATGCTCATCCAGGTGGGCGACAAGGTCGCTGAAGGGACGCCGGTGGCTCGGGTCGAGGTGGCGGACAGCGCCGGTGATGAAGCCCCCGCGAGCACCGGGGATAGCGAGCCGGCGGCGGATACCGGGACTGAATCGACCGCCGAAACCCCGGCCGAGGAGTCAGCACCGCCCGCCGCCGAACCCGAACCGCCGACACCGGCGGCAAGCCCGGCAGAGCCAGCGGCCGCACCGGCGGACAGACCCCTGAGCGCGGACACACAGCGACTGGCCCATGCGGGACCATCGGTGCGGCGCTTCGCCCGCGAGCTGAGTGTCCCGCTGGACCAGGTCTCCGGGAGCGGCCCCAAGGGGCGCATCACTCGCGAGGACGTCCAGGCGTTCGTGAAATCCGTTATGGAGGGCGGCGCCGCCGCTGCCCCGGCCGCCGCAACCGGTGGGACCGGCATTCCACCCATCCCCGAGGTCGACTTCAGCAAGTTCGGCGAGGTCGAAGAAGTCGATCTGCCGCGTATCAAGAAGCTCTCGGGCCCGCATCTGCATCGCAGCTGGCTGAACGTGCCCCATGTCACCCAGTTCGACGAGGCCGACATCACCGAACTGGAAGCCTTTCGCAAAGCTGAGAAGGCGGCAGCGGAGAAGGCCGGGGTCAAGCTCACCCCGCTGGCGTTCCTGGTCAAGGCATCGGCACGGGCGCTGGTCGAGTTTCCGGACTTCAACAGCTCACTGCGCAGCGACGGTGCGGCGCTGATCCGCAAGCACTACATCAACATCGGCGTTGCCGTGGATACACCTCAGGGACTGGTCGTACCGGTCATCCGGGATGCCGACCGCAAGGGGATTTACGACATTGCCGGCGATCTGGCCGAGCTGTCCGGCAAGGCCCGCGACAGGAAACTGGGGCCGGCGGACATGCAGGGAGGCACATTCAGCATCTCGAGTCTGGGGGGCATCGGTGGGACGGCATTCACGCCCATCGTCAACGCGCCGGAGGTGGCCATCCTCGGCGTCTCCAAATCGGACATGAAGCCGGTCTGGAATGGCAGTGAATTTACGCCTCGACTGATGCTGCCCCTGAGCCTTTCCTATGACCACCGGGTAATCGACGGCGCGGCGGCGGCACGCTTCACCAGCTATCTGGCCGGCGTGCTCGGCGATCTTCGCCGGCTCATCCTATAACGCTCAAAGGACCGCGATTCATGTCACAAGCCAAGGAAGTCCGGGTCCCGGATATCGGCGATTTCGACGCCGTCGAAATCATCGAGGTGCTGGTCTCCCCGGGGGATACGGTCGAGGCAGAAAATTCGCTGATCACCCTGGAGAGCGACAAGGCCACCATGGAGGTGCCCGCTCCGTTTGATGGTCAAATCGAATCACTGTCGGTGAGCGTCGGGGACAAGGTATCCGAGGGTGACGTCATCGCCATGGCAGTACCCGCCGGAGGCGAAGCGGCGGACAGCGCCGAGGGCGCTGACGGGTCGGAAACCGACACGCCCGCCTCCGAGAGCCAGAGCGCAGTGGACGGTGGCGGCGGCACTCCCGCCCCGGCGCCGGCCCCCGCCAACAGCGAAGCACCGGCAGATGCCGACTGCGACGTGCTGGTCATTGGTGCAGGCCCCGGCGGCTACAGCGCGGCCTTCCGAGCCGCCGATCTGGGGCTGAAAACCATTATGGTGGAGCGCTATCCCAGCCTTGGTGGCGTCTGTCTCAACGTCGGCTGCATTCCGTCCAAGGCCCTTCTGCATGCCGCCAAGGTGATTGATGATGCCGAGTTCTTCGCCGATAACGGCATCGAATTCGGCAAGCCGAAAATCGACCTGAAAAAGCTCGAGGCCTGGAAATCCAGCGTGGTCGGCAAACTCACCGGCGGCCTGGAGGGGCTGGCCAAGCAGCGCAAGGTGGAGGTCGTCACCGGCCCGGCACATTTCGTGGACGATCACCACGTCAAGGTGGAGACCGCCGACGGCGAACGGCCGATCAGCTTCCGCAACGTGATCATCGCCGCCGGGTCCCGGCCGATCGCCCCGCCGGGGTTCGACCTCGACCACCCGCGGGTGATGGACTCCACCGACGCCCTCAAGCTCGAGGAAGTGCCGAAGCGCATGCTGGTCGTCGGTGGCGGCATCATCGGACTGGAGATGGCCTCGGTCTATCATGCGCTCGGCAGCGAGATCACCGTCGTCGAACTGGCCGACCGTCTCATGACCGGTGCCGATCCGGATATCGTCAAGCCATTCCGGAAGATCATCGACAAGCGCTATGCCAATATCTTCCTGAAAACCCGGGTGAGCGCCCTGGCGCCTGATGAATCCGGGGTCACGGTTCACTTCGAGGGCGGCAAGGCACCGGCCGAGGACCGCTTCGACCGGGTGCTCGTGTCCGTCGGCCGGCGACCCAACACCGACCTGCTCAACCTCGAAGCCACCGGTGTGCGGCTACTCGACAACGGCTGCATCGCCGCCGACGAGCAGATGCGCTCCAGTGTGTCGCATATCTTCGCCATCGGCGATCTGATCGGCCAGCCCATGCTCGCCCACAAGGCCGTCCACGAGGGCAAGGTCGCCGCGGAAGTGGCCGCCGGCGAGAAGAGCGCCTTTGACGCCCGCGTCATCCCATCGGTGGCTTACACCGACCCGGAAGTGGCCTGGGTAGGCGTTACCCAGGAGCAGGCGAAGGCCGAGGGCCTGGATGTGGAGGTCGGCAGCTTCCCTTGGGCGGCCAACGGCCGATCCCTTTCACTGGGCCGTGACGAGGGCATTACCAAGCTCATTTTCGAGAAGGGCACCGAGCGCATTGTTGGAGCTGGCATCGTCGGCCCCAACGCCGGCGACCTGATCGCCGAGGCGGGCCTGGCCATCGAAATGGGCGCGGATATGCACGATATCGGGCTGACGATTCATCCCCATCCCACGCTCTCGGAGACAGTGGGCATGGCGGCCGAGGCGGCTGCCGGGACACTGACGGATCTCTACATACCCAAGAAGAAACGCTGACCATCCATGAATCGAACCGCCACCGTCGTTGCCACGGGGCGCTACCTCCCGGAGCGCCTGGTGACCAACGACGAGCTGCGGTCGATCTTTGCCACCTCTGGCCGTGCCGAGATCATCGATGGCTTCGAAGCCCGCTCGGGTATCCTGCAGCGGTACCGTGCCGACCCCGGTCAGGCGACTTCCGACCTGGCCGTGGAGGCTGCCCGACAGGCCATGAGGCGGGCCGAGTGCCGGCCCGCCGACCTTGACCTGATCATTCTCGGCACCGACACACCCGATCACATCACCCCGGCCACGAGCGTCATCGTCCAGGCCAAACTCGGCGCTCTCAACGCCGGGACTTTCGATATCGGCTGCGCCTGCGCCTCGTTCCCGACCGCGCTCGCCACAGCGGCCGGCCTGGTGGCCGTCAACCCGGATATCCGGCGGGTGCTGGTGATCGGCGCTTATCTCATGCAGCGGCTGGCCGATCCCGATGACCCGATGTGTTTTTTCTACGGGGACGGCGCCGGGGCCGCCATCATCGAGCCCACTGAAGGACCCGGGCTGCTGGCCAGCGCTTTTCTCGCCGATGGCCGCTACGCCAACCACTGGAGCATCGCCGC
Proteins encoded in this region:
- the moaA gene encoding GTP 3',8-cyclase MoaA codes for the protein MTTTDATVTDQLQRPLRDLRVSLTDRCNFRCGYCMPKALFGANHAFMPRRELLTFEEIQRLARLFTPLGVRKLRLTGGEPLIRRDLDRLIGMLAEVEGIEDISLTTNASLLTIDKARALRAAGLKRVTISLDGIDDATFRAMNDVGFPVARVLEGIENAERAGLSPIKVNMVVQRGVNDHDIVPMAAHFRGTPHIVRFIEFMDVGNSNGWQLDQVLPSREVMARIDAHWPLEPVSPNYRGEVVARYRYRDGAGEVGLISSVSQPFCGTCSRARLSAEGKLFTCLFAGAGHDLRDRLRAGESDEAIREALINIWSRRGDRYSELRTHETRPVDTRRIEMSYIGG
- a CDS encoding molybdenum cofactor biosynthesis protein MoaE, producing the protein MTERVDSAAIDLDELLAQSDSPDAGALVVFGGTVRRHHDGKAVTAIDYSAYEPLAERSLAEVEAQAMARFDILSCAIRHRTGKLEVGDLSVVVVVRAAHRAEAFEAGRFAIDTLKKTAPVWKREAYADGTEVYLQGETLPGAGE
- the hemF gene encoding oxygen-dependent coproporphyrinogen oxidase encodes the protein MPDIDPTAVRAYLLDLQDRICDSLAGLDGAGFSEDAWDRAAGGGGRSRVLANGNVFEQAGVNFSHVFGDGLPAAASERRPELAGRGFQAMGVSLVVHPHNPCVPTSHANVRFFLAEAEGKPPVWWFGGGFDLTPFYPFDEDCRHWHEVARDAVSPWGEDLYPRFKRWCDEYFHLPHRNEARGIGGLFFDDYDRGGFESAFALMRSVGDGYLDAYMPIVKRRKDTPYTDRERQFQLYRRGRYVEFNLLYDRGTKFGIQSGGRTESILMSMPPLARWEYDYQPAEGTPEAALTRDYLRPREWI
- the aceE gene encoding pyruvate dehydrogenase (acetyl-transferring), homodimeric type produces the protein MAARMKPMPSPGDPDPQETQEWLEAIESVLEYEGPERAQFLLERLVDATRRSGGQLPFKATTAYQNTIPAHHEQPFPGDRALESRIRSIIRWNAMAMVVQANRDRDGIGGHIASFASSATLYEVGFNHFWRAPGEDHGGDLVFMQGHSAPGIYARAFLEGRLNEQDLNNFRADLAKEGKPLSSYPHPWLMPDFWQLPTVSMGLGPIMGVYQARFLKYLHNRGIADTSNRKVWVFCGDGEMDEPESLGAIGVAAREGLDNLIFVVNCNLQRLDGPVRGNGKIIQELEGEFRGAGWNVLKVIWGAAWDNLLAKDHHGLLRQRMEEAVDGEYQNFKAKGGAYTREHFFGKYPELKAMVANMSDEDIWGLKRGGHDAAKVFNAYRAATEHEGQPTVILAKTVKGYGMGEAGEGQNITHQQKKMAENALKDFRDRFHIPVPDEQVADAPFYKPADDSPEIKYLRERREALGGYLPERRITAEPLKIPALSAFDVLLKDSGDREMSTTMAFVRALSIIARDKGLASRLVPIVPDEARTFGMEGLFRQVGIYSPKGQLYEPQDADQLMYYREDKKGQILQEGINEAGAMSSWIAAATAYANHGVEMIPFYAYYSMFGYQRVGDLWWAAGDMQAKGFLMGGTAGRTTLNGEGLQHEDGHSHLMTAAVPNCRSYDPTFAYEMAVIIQDGMKRMYEDQESVFYYITMMNENYHQPAMPEGAEEGIRRGMYLFRKGGRGKKRVQLMGSGTILMEVIAAADLLKEDWGIDSDIWSCPSFTELRRDGIDCERWNLLHPEQEPRAPYVRQCLADYQGPAIASTDYMRSYADQIRPYLDRDYVVLGTDGYGRSDTRENLRRFFEVDRYYVTVAALKALADEGTIKPEQVGKAIAKYNIDTEAPNPTTV
- the aceF gene encoding dihydrolipoyllysine-residue acetyltransferase; its protein translation is MAEVKEITVPDIGDFDAVDVIEVLVGPGDSVSAEDSLITLESDKATMEVPSPVDGTVKEMLIQVGDKVAEGTPVARVEVADSAGDEAPASTGDSEPAADTGTESTAETPAEESAPPAAEPEPPTPAASPAEPAAAPADRPLSADTQRLAHAGPSVRRFARELSVPLDQVSGSGPKGRITREDVQAFVKSVMEGGAAAAPAAATGGTGIPPIPEVDFSKFGEVEEVDLPRIKKLSGPHLHRSWLNVPHVTQFDEADITELEAFRKAEKAAAEKAGVKLTPLAFLVKASARALVEFPDFNSSLRSDGAALIRKHYINIGVAVDTPQGLVVPVIRDADRKGIYDIAGDLAELSGKARDRKLGPADMQGGTFSISSLGGIGGTAFTPIVNAPEVAILGVSKSDMKPVWNGSEFTPRLMLPLSLSYDHRVIDGAAAARFTSYLAGVLGDLRRLIL